Proteins encoded in a region of the Streptomyces liliiviolaceus genome:
- a CDS encoding SpoIIE family protein phosphatase, which translates to MSTSEENGVPPRRFDVADAAVVLLDAHAAVSGWTADAERLFGHRSAEAVGRPVADLLMPEDAARLPGLARRCVRDGRWTGLLAVRHRDGHPVVATVRVLPAVEAADGPPRWVALAADTAGTPGWGMSRGVLERMAAHSPIGIAIVDTDLRFVWSNAALEQFGGGPGHERIGKRLGDIQPGLDAAALEGVMRQVLESGETVAGYEHVGTVRSAPHRETAHAMSFTRLDDDQGTPLGVYYTVVDVTERYRARERLTLLDRAGKSLGRTLDVARTAQELADLAVPGLADLVTVDLLETVLEGGEPTPGPAPGPADGPADGPADGPLGGPDAVPLRRAGHRSVDAQEPGSAGIGQVARYRADSPPIAALTGGGSWIGERLDPPAGAWTADPSRGGPAALPGPGPHTAMIVPVRARGTTLGITTFFRSRRKEPFDHDDLGLAEEFVARAALCLDNARRYTRERDAALVLQRHLLPHRLPEQDAMEVAACYRPADELTGLGGDWFDVIPLSGARVALVVGDVVGHGIEAAAAMGRLRAAVQTLADLDLPPEEVLAHLDDLVDRAGQEAAPGTAPRADGVRAKGASCLYAVYDPVGGRLSMAAAGHGLPAVVAPDGSVDFPDLPQGPELGVGGPPFESVELRLAEDSVLTLGTDGLLAAEGPADRRDAAADRERLRGVLERQTSGLDDRCRAVVDALVPARPPDDVVLLMARARRLPADRTVSWELPADPASVAEVRKRTSRQLCEWGLDELTFTTELVVSELFTNAIRHADGPIRLRLIMSRTLFCEVWDASPTAPHLRHPKTTDEGGRGLFLVSRCTQRWGTRYTQDGKIIWTEQSLAGPTF; encoded by the coding sequence GTGTCGACGAGCGAGGAGAACGGCGTGCCGCCGCGCCGGTTCGACGTGGCGGACGCCGCGGTGGTGCTGCTGGACGCCCACGCGGCGGTGTCCGGCTGGACCGCCGACGCCGAACGGCTGTTCGGCCACCGCAGCGCCGAAGCCGTGGGCCGTCCCGTCGCGGACCTGCTGATGCCCGAGGACGCCGCGCGCCTGCCCGGCCTGGCCCGCCGGTGCGTACGGGACGGTCGCTGGACCGGGCTCCTCGCGGTGCGCCACCGGGACGGCCACCCGGTCGTCGCCACCGTACGGGTCCTGCCCGCCGTGGAGGCCGCGGACGGCCCGCCCCGCTGGGTGGCCCTGGCCGCCGACACCGCGGGCACCCCCGGCTGGGGCATGAGCCGCGGGGTGCTGGAGCGGATGGCCGCCCACTCGCCGATCGGCATCGCCATCGTCGACACCGACCTGCGCTTCGTCTGGTCGAACGCCGCCCTGGAACAGTTCGGCGGCGGACCCGGCCACGAGCGCATCGGCAAACGGCTCGGGGACATACAGCCGGGACTGGACGCCGCCGCCCTGGAGGGGGTGATGCGCCAGGTCCTGGAGAGCGGCGAGACCGTCGCGGGCTACGAACACGTCGGCACGGTCCGCTCGGCACCGCACCGGGAGACCGCCCACGCCATGTCCTTCACCCGGCTCGACGACGACCAGGGCACCCCGCTCGGCGTGTACTACACCGTCGTGGACGTCACCGAGCGCTACCGGGCCCGGGAACGCCTCACCCTCCTGGACCGGGCGGGCAAGAGCCTCGGCCGCACCCTGGACGTGGCCCGCACCGCCCAGGAACTGGCCGACCTCGCGGTGCCGGGACTCGCCGACCTGGTCACCGTCGACCTGCTGGAGACCGTCCTCGAAGGCGGTGAGCCGACGCCCGGACCGGCGCCCGGACCGGCGGACGGACCGGCGGACGGACCGGCGGACGGACCCCTCGGCGGGCCGGACGCCGTACCGCTGCGCCGGGCCGGCCACCGGTCGGTCGACGCGCAGGAGCCCGGGTCCGCCGGGATCGGGCAGGTGGCCCGGTACCGCGCCGACTCACCCCCGATCGCCGCCCTGACCGGCGGCGGCTCCTGGATCGGGGAGCGCCTCGACCCACCGGCCGGGGCGTGGACCGCGGACCCGTCCCGGGGCGGGCCCGCCGCCCTCCCCGGCCCCGGACCGCACACCGCGATGATCGTGCCCGTCCGGGCCCGCGGCACCACGCTCGGCATCACCACGTTCTTCCGCAGCCGCCGCAAGGAACCCTTCGACCACGACGACCTGGGCCTCGCCGAGGAGTTCGTGGCCCGCGCCGCCCTGTGTCTCGACAACGCCCGCCGCTACACCCGCGAACGCGACGCGGCGCTGGTCCTGCAACGCCATCTGCTGCCGCACCGGCTGCCCGAACAGGACGCGATGGAGGTCGCCGCCTGCTACCGGCCGGCCGACGAGCTGACGGGCCTCGGCGGGGACTGGTTCGACGTCATCCCGCTGTCGGGCGCCCGGGTCGCGCTCGTGGTGGGCGACGTCGTCGGGCACGGCATCGAGGCCGCCGCCGCCATGGGCCGGCTGCGCGCCGCCGTGCAGACCCTCGCCGACCTGGACCTGCCGCCCGAGGAGGTGCTGGCCCACCTCGACGACCTGGTCGACCGGGCCGGACAGGAGGCCGCCCCCGGGACGGCACCCCGCGCCGACGGCGTCCGCGCGAAGGGCGCCAGCTGCCTCTACGCCGTGTACGACCCGGTCGGCGGCCGGCTGTCGATGGCCGCGGCGGGCCACGGCCTGCCCGCCGTCGTCGCCCCGGACGGCTCGGTGGACTTCCCCGACCTCCCGCAGGGGCCCGAACTGGGCGTCGGCGGACCGCCCTTCGAGTCCGTCGAGCTGCGGCTGGCGGAAGACAGCGTGCTCACCCTGGGCACCGACGGCCTGCTCGCCGCCGAGGGGCCCGCGGACCGCCGGGACGCCGCCGCCGACCGGGAACGGCTGCGCGGCGTACTCGAACGGCAGACCTCCGGACTGGACGACCGCTGCCGTGCCGTCGTCGACGCCCTGGTCCCCGCGCGTCCGCCGGACGACGTGGTGCTGCTGATGGCCCGCGCCCGCCGCCTGCCGGCGGACCGGACGGTGTCCTGGGAGCTGCCCGCTGACCCGGCCTCGGTCGCCGAGGTCCGCAAGCGCACCTCGCGGCAGCTGTGCGAATGGGGTCTCGACGAGCTGACCTTCACGACCGAACTCGTCGTCAGCGAGCTGTTCACCAACGCGATCCGGCATGCGGACGGCCCCATCAGGCTGCGGCTGATCATGTCGAGGACCCTGTTCTGCGAGGTGTGGGACGCCAGCCCGACGGCCCCGCACCTGCGCCATCCGAAGACGACCGACGAGGGCGGCCGGGGTCTCTTCCTGGTCTCCCGGTGCACACAGCGCTGGGGGACCCGCTACACCCAGGACGGCAAGATCATCTGGACGGAACAGTCCCTGGCCGGCCCGACGTTCTGA
- a CDS encoding GntR family transcriptional regulator, which translates to MAETGTTRPATAGAFDRLEVALDRGSPIPLYYQLAQQLESAIEHGALAPGDLLGNEVDIAARLGLSRPTVRQAIQSLVDKGLLVRRRGIGTQVVHSQVRRSLELSSLYDDLATAGQSPGTRVLRNEIESASAEVAAALGIPEGRDVIVLERLRTTHGEPVAHLRNHLPATLLDLDTARLEATGLYRLMKSAGITLHSAHQTVGARSATAEEGTLLHEPAGAALLTMRRTAYDDTGRAVEYGTHVYRAARYTFDFQLLVRP; encoded by the coding sequence GTGGCAGAGACCGGAACCACACGTCCGGCCACCGCCGGGGCCTTCGACCGGCTGGAGGTCGCCCTGGACCGGGGCAGCCCGATCCCGCTCTACTACCAGCTCGCCCAGCAACTGGAGTCCGCGATCGAGCACGGGGCGCTCGCCCCGGGCGACCTGCTGGGCAACGAGGTGGACATCGCCGCCCGCCTCGGCCTGTCCCGGCCCACCGTCCGCCAGGCGATCCAGTCCCTGGTGGACAAGGGCCTGCTGGTACGCCGCCGGGGCATCGGCACCCAGGTGGTGCACAGCCAGGTCAGACGCTCCCTCGAACTGAGCAGCCTGTACGACGACCTGGCCACCGCCGGACAGAGCCCCGGCACCCGGGTGCTGCGCAACGAGATCGAGTCGGCCTCGGCGGAGGTCGCCGCGGCCCTCGGCATCCCCGAGGGCCGGGACGTCATCGTGCTGGAGCGGCTGCGCACCACCCACGGCGAACCCGTCGCCCACCTGCGCAACCATCTGCCCGCCACCCTCCTCGACCTGGACACCGCGAGACTGGAGGCGACCGGCCTCTACCGGCTGATGAAGTCCGCCGGCATCACCCTGCACAGCGCCCACCAGACCGTGGGCGCCCGGAGCGCCACCGCGGAGGAGGGCACACTGCTCCACGAACCGGCCGGAGCCGCGCTGCTCACCATGCGGCGCACGGCCTACGACGACACCGGACGGGCCGTGGAGTACGGGACCCACGTCTACCGGGCGGCCCGCTACACCTTCGACTTCCAGCTGCTCGTCCGCCCCTGA
- a CDS encoding CoA-acylating methylmalonate-semialdehyde dehydrogenase has translation MKNIDHWIGGKPVAGASDRFGPVCNPATGAQEKQVPFASVDEVDAAVASAKAAFESWGTASLAKRTSVLFKYRELLDAYRDEIAELITAEHGKVHSDALGEVARGMEIVELACSVPQLLKGELSTQVSTRVDVAAIRQPLGVVAGITPFNFPAMVPMWMFPLAIACGNTFVLKPSEKDPSASVRLAELASEAGLPDGVLNVVHGDKAAVDRLLEHPDITAVSFVGSTPIAKYIQIKGIEHGKRVQALGGAKNHMLVLPDADLDFAADQAISAAYGSAGERCMAVSVVVAVGDTGDALVEKIAERAKGLKIGPGSDPASEMGPLITREHRDKVASYVAGAAAQGAEVVVDGTGFTVPGHEDGFFLGVSLLDKVPVTADAYRDEIFGPVLCVVRAATYDEGIALINASRWGNGTAIFTRDGGAARRFQLEVQAGMVGVNVPIPVPVGYHSFGGWKDSLFGGHHIYGNDGVAFYTQGKVITTRWPDPADSGGINLGFPSHS, from the coding sequence ATGAAAAACATCGACCACTGGATCGGCGGGAAGCCCGTCGCGGGTGCCTCCGACCGCTTCGGACCCGTCTGCAACCCGGCCACGGGCGCCCAGGAGAAGCAGGTGCCCTTCGCCTCCGTGGACGAGGTGGACGCCGCCGTCGCCTCCGCGAAGGCCGCCTTCGAGAGCTGGGGCACCGCTTCGCTCGCCAAGCGCACCTCGGTCCTCTTCAAGTACCGCGAACTGCTCGACGCGTACCGCGACGAGATCGCCGAACTGATCACCGCCGAGCACGGCAAGGTGCACTCCGACGCGCTCGGCGAGGTCGCCCGGGGCATGGAGATCGTCGAACTCGCCTGCTCGGTCCCGCAGTTGCTCAAGGGTGAGCTGTCCACGCAGGTCTCCACCCGGGTCGACGTGGCCGCGATCCGCCAGCCCCTCGGGGTCGTCGCGGGCATCACGCCGTTCAACTTCCCGGCCATGGTGCCGATGTGGATGTTCCCGCTCGCCATCGCCTGCGGCAACACCTTCGTGCTCAAGCCGAGCGAGAAGGACCCCTCCGCCTCCGTTCGGCTGGCCGAGCTGGCGAGCGAGGCCGGACTGCCGGACGGCGTGCTCAACGTCGTCCACGGCGACAAGGCGGCCGTCGACCGCCTCCTGGAGCACCCGGACATCACCGCCGTCTCCTTCGTCGGCTCCACGCCCATCGCCAAGTACATCCAGATCAAGGGCATCGAGCACGGCAAGCGCGTGCAGGCCCTCGGCGGAGCCAAGAACCACATGCTGGTCCTGCCCGACGCCGACCTGGACTTCGCCGCCGACCAGGCCATCAGCGCGGCCTACGGCTCGGCCGGCGAGCGCTGCATGGCCGTCTCGGTCGTCGTCGCCGTCGGCGACACCGGGGACGCACTGGTCGAGAAGATCGCCGAGCGGGCCAAGGGCCTGAAGATCGGCCCCGGCAGCGACCCGGCCTCCGAGATGGGCCCGCTCATCACCCGCGAGCACCGCGACAAGGTCGCCTCCTACGTCGCGGGCGCCGCCGCCCAGGGCGCCGAGGTCGTCGTGGACGGCACCGGCTTCACCGTGCCCGGCCACGAGGACGGCTTCTTCCTCGGCGTCTCGCTCCTCGACAAGGTCCCGGTCACCGCGGACGCCTACCGGGACGAGATCTTCGGCCCGGTGCTGTGCGTGGTCCGCGCCGCGACCTACGACGAGGGCATCGCGCTGATCAACGCCTCCCGCTGGGGCAACGGCACCGCGATCTTCACCCGGGACGGCGGCGCCGCCCGCCGCTTCCAGCTGGAGGTCCAGGCCGGCATGGTCGGCGTCAACGTGCCGATCCCCGTCCCCGTCGGCTACCACTCCTTCGGCGGCTGGAAGGACTCCCTCTTCGGCGGCCACCACATCTACGGCAACGACGGCGTCGCCTTCTACACCCAGGGCAAGGTCATCACCACCCGCTGGCCCGACCCGGCCGACAGCGGCGGCATCAACCTCGGCTTCCCGAGCCATTCCTGA
- the iolD gene encoding 3D-(3,5/4)-trihydroxycyclohexane-1,2-dione acylhydrolase (decyclizing) has protein sequence MSRSTLRLTVAQALVRFLAAQYTERDGRRHRLIAGTWGIFGHGNVAGLGQALLEAGEDTMPFHQGRNEQAMVHAAVGHARQLDRLSAQAVTTSIGPGATNLVTGAALATINRLPVLLLPGDYFATRAADPLLQQLEHPVEADLSVNDTLRPVSRYFDRVHRPEALIPSALNAMRVLADPVDTGAVTLALPQDVQAEAYDWPEEFFADRVWHVRRPAPEPAELAAAAQAVRGSRRPLLVAGGGVHHSEAEQALKAFVEATGIPVASTQAGKGSLRYDHPADVGGIGHTGTAVADDLARTADLVIGVGTRYSDFTTASATLFQEPDVRFVNLNVAAFDAHKLSARTLVADARAGLEALTEALAGHRVDEAYEAEYRAGKERWEQVVDSVYRADDEHAVPTQTQVLGALDAVVGDDDVVINAAGSLPGDLHKLWRARSRRQYHLEYGYSCMGYEIPAGIGVQQAAPGTPVWSLVGDGTYLMMPTEIVTAVQEGLPVNLVLIQNHGYASIGGLSEAVGAERFGTAYRYRAPDGTFTGDPLPVDLAANAASLGMDVLRAKTVGELREALATARASDRPTCVYVETDPTPTSPGAEAWWDVPVAEVASREAATSARTTYERQVADRRRHL, from the coding sequence ATGAGCCGCTCCACCCTCCGTCTGACCGTCGCCCAGGCACTGGTGCGTTTCCTGGCCGCGCAGTACACCGAACGCGACGGCCGACGGCACCGGCTGATCGCCGGCACCTGGGGGATCTTCGGCCACGGCAACGTGGCAGGCCTCGGCCAGGCGCTCCTGGAGGCCGGCGAGGACACCATGCCCTTCCACCAGGGCCGCAACGAACAGGCCATGGTGCACGCCGCCGTCGGTCACGCCCGCCAGCTCGACCGGCTCTCCGCGCAGGCCGTCACCACCTCCATCGGCCCCGGCGCCACCAACCTCGTCACCGGCGCGGCCCTCGCCACGATCAACCGCCTGCCCGTGCTGCTCCTGCCCGGCGACTACTTCGCGACCCGCGCCGCCGATCCGCTGCTCCAGCAGCTGGAACACCCCGTCGAGGCCGATCTGTCGGTCAACGACACCCTGCGCCCGGTCTCCCGCTACTTCGACCGCGTCCACCGCCCCGAGGCGCTGATCCCCTCCGCCCTCAACGCGATGCGGGTGCTCGCCGACCCCGTCGACACCGGCGCCGTCACCCTCGCCCTGCCGCAGGATGTGCAGGCCGAGGCGTACGACTGGCCCGAGGAGTTCTTCGCCGACCGGGTCTGGCACGTGCGCCGCCCGGCGCCCGAACCGGCCGAACTGGCCGCCGCGGCGCAGGCCGTACGCGGCTCCCGGCGCCCTCTGCTCGTCGCGGGCGGCGGCGTCCACCACAGCGAGGCCGAGCAGGCACTGAAGGCGTTCGTCGAGGCCACCGGCATCCCGGTCGCCTCCACCCAGGCCGGCAAGGGCTCGCTGCGGTACGACCACCCGGCGGACGTCGGCGGCATCGGCCACACCGGCACCGCCGTCGCCGACGACCTGGCCCGCACCGCCGACCTGGTCATCGGCGTCGGCACCCGCTACTCGGACTTCACCACCGCCTCCGCCACGCTCTTCCAGGAGCCGGACGTGCGGTTCGTCAACCTCAACGTGGCCGCCTTCGACGCCCACAAGCTGAGCGCGCGCACCCTGGTGGCCGACGCCCGCGCCGGTCTGGAAGCCCTCACCGAGGCGCTCGCCGGACACCGCGTGGACGAGGCGTACGAGGCCGAGTACCGCGCGGGCAAGGAGCGCTGGGAGCAGGTCGTCGACTCCGTCTACCGGGCCGACGACGAGCACGCGGTCCCCACCCAGACGCAGGTCCTCGGCGCCCTGGACGCCGTGGTCGGCGACGACGACGTGGTGATCAACGCGGCCGGCTCGCTCCCCGGCGACCTGCACAAACTCTGGCGCGCCCGCAGCCGGCGCCAGTACCACCTGGAGTACGGCTACTCCTGCATGGGCTACGAGATCCCGGCCGGCATCGGCGTCCAGCAGGCCGCCCCCGGCACCCCCGTCTGGTCCCTGGTCGGCGACGGCACGTACCTCATGATGCCGACCGAGATCGTCACGGCCGTCCAGGAGGGGCTGCCCGTCAACCTGGTGCTCATCCAGAACCACGGGTACGCGTCCATCGGCGGCCTCTCCGAGGCGGTGGGCGCCGAGCGGTTCGGCACCGCCTACCGCTACCGCGCCCCGGACGGCACCTTCACCGGCGACCCGCTGCCGGTCGACCTGGCCGCCAACGCCGCCAGCCTCGGCATGGACGTGCTGCGCGCCAAGACGGTGGGCGAACTGCGGGAGGCGCTGGCCACCGCCCGCGCGTCCGACCGCCCGACCTGCGTGTACGTCGAGACCGACCCGACGCCCACCTCGCCCGGCGCCGAGGCCTGGTGGGACGTCCCCGTCGCCGAGGTCGCCTCCCGCGAGGCCGCGACCAGTGCCCGTACGACGTACGAGCGGCAGGTCGCCGACCGCCGCCGCCACCTCTGA
- the iolB gene encoding 5-deoxy-glucuronate isomerase, with amino-acid sequence MTSAHHLPAGKAASGPYAVDVTPESAGWDHSGLRVLELPPGGTHLFTAGDSEWIVTSLGGGCTVAVTDDFGQDEFEVRGRADVFSGVSDFVYVPRDATAALTSDEGGRFALTGARCERRLPARYGPAESVPVELRGSGTCSRRVHNFGAAGVFECDKLIAVEVITPGGNWSSYPPHKHDENRPGEESELEEIYYFEIADHEGTPGLGYQRVTPSGHGSGTDVLAEVRGGDVVLIPDGWHGPSIASPGHDMYYLNVMAGPGADRAWLICDHPDHAWIRDTWPDQPVDPRLTP; translated from the coding sequence ATGACCAGCGCACACCACCTGCCCGCGGGCAAGGCCGCGAGCGGGCCGTACGCCGTGGACGTGACGCCCGAGAGCGCGGGCTGGGACCATTCCGGTCTCCGGGTCCTCGAACTGCCGCCCGGCGGAACGCACTTGTTCACCGCGGGGGACAGCGAGTGGATCGTCACCTCGCTGGGCGGCGGCTGCACGGTCGCCGTCACCGACGACTTCGGCCAGGACGAGTTCGAAGTACGGGGCCGCGCGGACGTGTTCAGCGGCGTCAGCGACTTCGTGTACGTGCCCAGGGACGCGACCGCCGCCCTCACCTCCGACGAGGGTGGCCGGTTCGCGCTCACCGGGGCCCGCTGCGAGCGCCGCCTGCCGGCCCGCTACGGACCCGCCGAGTCCGTGCCCGTCGAGCTGCGCGGCAGCGGCACCTGCTCCCGCAGGGTCCACAACTTCGGCGCGGCCGGGGTCTTCGAGTGCGACAAGCTCATCGCGGTCGAGGTGATCACCCCGGGCGGCAACTGGTCCTCGTACCCGCCGCACAAGCACGACGAGAACCGGCCGGGCGAGGAGTCCGAGCTGGAGGAGATCTACTACTTCGAGATCGCCGACCACGAGGGCACCCCCGGCCTCGGCTACCAGCGCGTGACGCCCTCCGGCCACGGCAGCGGCACGGACGTGCTCGCCGAGGTGCGCGGCGGCGACGTCGTCCTGATCCCGGACGGCTGGCACGGCCCCTCGATCGCCTCGCCCGGCCACGACATGTACTACCTCAACGTCATGGCGGGCCCCGGCGCCGACCGGGCCTGGCTGATCTGCGACCACCCCGACCACGCCTGGATCCGCGACACCTGGCCGGATCAGCCGGTCGACCCCCGGCTGACCCCCTGA
- a CDS encoding Cgl0159 family (beta/alpha)8-fold protein: MSITIPDLVRVRVQHPEAVAEAAARRSRRPLVGDSGRLMIVAADHPARGALGVGDRKLAMANRADLLERLCAALSRPGVDGVLATADILDDLLLLGALEDKVVMGSMNRGGLAGSAFEMDDRFTGHRAEDIERLNFDAGKLLLRIDYDDPGSLTTLESTARAIDDMAARRLPVFVEPFLSHRVDGRVRNDLSAEAVTRSIAIASGLGGTSAYTWLKLPVTSDPDDMAGALETSTLPAVLLGGEVGGDQEGAYEKWRKCLRLPTVQGLVVGRSLLYPAEGDVETAVDTAVGLL; encoded by the coding sequence TTGAGCATCACCATCCCCGACCTCGTCAGGGTGCGTGTCCAGCACCCCGAGGCCGTGGCCGAAGCGGCCGCCCGCCGCAGCAGGCGACCCCTCGTCGGCGACAGCGGCCGCCTCATGATCGTGGCCGCCGACCACCCGGCCCGCGGTGCGCTCGGAGTCGGCGACCGCAAGCTGGCCATGGCCAACCGCGCCGACCTGCTGGAGCGCCTGTGCGCCGCGCTGTCCCGGCCGGGCGTGGACGGGGTGCTCGCCACCGCCGACATCCTCGACGACCTCCTGCTGCTCGGCGCGCTGGAGGACAAGGTCGTCATGGGCTCCATGAACCGCGGCGGCCTGGCCGGATCCGCCTTCGAGATGGACGACCGCTTCACCGGCCACCGCGCCGAGGACATCGAGCGGCTGAACTTCGACGCGGGCAAGCTGCTGCTGCGCATCGACTACGACGACCCCGGCTCGCTGACCACGCTGGAGTCCACCGCGCGGGCGATCGACGACATGGCCGCACGCCGACTGCCCGTGTTCGTCGAGCCGTTCCTCTCCCACCGCGTCGACGGAAGGGTCCGCAACGACCTCTCCGCCGAGGCCGTCACCCGCTCCATCGCCATCGCCTCCGGCCTCGGCGGCACCTCCGCCTACACCTGGCTGAAACTGCCCGTCACCAGTGACCCGGACGACATGGCCGGGGCCCTGGAGACGTCCACCCTGCCCGCCGTCCTGCTCGGCGGCGAGGTCGGCGGGGACCAGGAGGGCGCGTACGAGAAATGGCGCAAGTGCCTGCGGCTGCCCACCGTCCAGGGTCTGGTCGTCGGCCGCTCCCTGCTCTATCCCGCCGAGGGCGACGTGGAGACCGCGGTGGACACCGCGGTCGGCCTGCTCTGA
- the iolC gene encoding 5-dehydro-2-deoxygluconokinase produces the protein MSESFDLITMGRIGVDLYPLQTGVPLARVETFGKFLGGSAANVAVAAARLGRATAIVSRTGDDPFGAYLHQALKEFGVDDRWVTPVEEYPTPVTFCEIFPPDDFPLYFYRQPKAPDLVIHTDELDFFALRAAKIFWITGTGLSEEPSRSATLAALKARDKAGTTVFDLDWRPMFWKDPDEARPYYTEALRHATVAVGNLDECEIATGVREPRACADALLEAGVELAVVKQGPKGVLAVHRDGTTAEVPPVPVEVVNGLGAGDAFGGSLCHGLLAGWELERTMRYANAAGALVASRLACSSAMPTAAEVEELVTARG, from the coding sequence ATGAGCGAGTCCTTCGACCTGATCACCATGGGTCGCATCGGGGTCGACCTCTACCCCCTGCAGACCGGCGTACCGCTCGCCCGCGTCGAGACCTTCGGCAAGTTCCTCGGCGGTTCGGCGGCCAACGTGGCGGTCGCCGCGGCACGTTTGGGGCGCGCCACAGCGATCGTCAGCCGAACCGGCGATGATCCCTTCGGAGCCTATCTCCACCAGGCTCTCAAGGAATTCGGGGTCGACGACCGCTGGGTCACTCCCGTCGAGGAGTACCCGACACCGGTCACGTTCTGTGAGATCTTCCCGCCCGACGACTTCCCGCTGTACTTCTACCGGCAGCCCAAGGCACCGGACCTGGTGATCCACACCGACGAACTCGACTTCTTCGCGCTGCGGGCGGCGAAGATCTTCTGGATCACCGGCACCGGGCTGAGCGAGGAGCCCAGCCGCTCGGCCACCCTCGCCGCCCTCAAGGCCCGCGACAAGGCCGGCACCACCGTCTTCGACCTCGACTGGCGCCCCATGTTCTGGAAGGACCCTGACGAGGCCCGCCCGTACTACACCGAGGCCCTGCGGCACGCCACGGTCGCCGTCGGCAACCTCGACGAGTGCGAGATCGCCACCGGCGTCCGCGAACCGCGGGCCTGCGCCGACGCCCTCCTCGAAGCCGGTGTGGAGTTGGCCGTCGTCAAGCAGGGCCCCAAGGGCGTCCTCGCCGTCCACCGCGACGGCACCACCGCCGAAGTGCCGCCCGTACCCGTCGAGGTGGTCAACGGCCTCGGCGCGGGCGACGCGTTCGGCGGCTCGCTCTGCCACGGCCTGCTGGCCGGCTGGGAACTGGAGAGGACGATGCGGTACGCCAACGCGGCCGGCGCCCTCGTCGCCTCCCGCCTCGCCTGCTCCTCCGCGATGCCGACCGCCGCCGAGGTCGAGGAACTCGTCACCGCCCGCGGCTGA
- a CDS encoding sugar ABC transporter substrate-binding protein, whose protein sequence is MDRTSRPRSRRIALVAAAAAAALMVTGCSSDSGGKKAEEDSGNASAGKADTPRMKIAMITHAAAGDTFWDLVRKGAETAAAKDNVELVYSNNPDSAKQANLVQNAIDQKVDGIAVTLSKPDAMKDVVAKAEKAGIPVVGLNGGIDDWKEQGLLSYFGQDEFVAGEAFGEKLNALGAKNNICVIHEQGSVSLEARCAGVKKTFKGKTTTLNVNGTNMPSVKSTINAKLKQDTSIDYVVTLGAPFALTAVQSVDDAGSKAKVATFDLNKEMVDAVKGGDIEFAVDQQPYLQGYLSVDSLWLYKTNGNFSGGGQEPVLTGPAFVDKDNVDDIAKFASKGTR, encoded by the coding sequence ATGGACCGCACGTCTCGCCCCCGTTCCCGCAGAATCGCCCTCGTCGCCGCGGCCGCCGCGGCGGCCCTGATGGTCACCGGTTGCTCCAGCGACTCGGGTGGCAAGAAGGCCGAGGAGGACTCGGGCAACGCGTCGGCCGGCAAGGCCGACACCCCCCGTATGAAGATCGCGATGATCACGCACGCAGCAGCGGGTGACACCTTCTGGGACCTCGTCCGCAAGGGAGCGGAGACCGCCGCCGCCAAGGACAACGTCGAGCTGGTCTACTCGAACAACCCGGACTCGGCCAAGCAGGCCAACCTCGTCCAGAACGCGATCGACCAGAAGGTCGACGGCATCGCGGTCACCCTCTCCAAGCCCGACGCCATGAAGGACGTCGTGGCCAAGGCCGAGAAGGCCGGCATCCCCGTCGTCGGCCTCAACGGAGGCATCGACGACTGGAAGGAGCAGGGGCTCCTGTCCTACTTCGGCCAGGACGAGTTCGTCGCCGGTGAGGCCTTCGGCGAGAAGCTCAACGCACTCGGCGCCAAGAACAACATCTGCGTCATCCACGAGCAGGGCAGCGTCTCCCTGGAGGCCCGCTGCGCCGGTGTGAAGAAGACGTTCAAGGGCAAGACCACGACCCTCAACGTGAACGGCACGAACATGCCGTCCGTGAAGTCGACGATCAACGCGAAGCTCAAGCAGGACACGTCGATCGACTACGTGGTCACGCTCGGCGCCCCGTTCGCCCTGACCGCCGTGCAGTCCGTGGACGACGCGGGCAGCAAGGCGAAGGTGGCGACCTTCGACCTGAACAAGGAGATGGTCGACGCCGTCAAGGGCGGCGACATCGAGTTCGCGGTCGACCAGCAGCCGTATCTGCAGGGCTACCTGTCGGTGGACTCCCTGTGGCTCTACAAGACCAACGGCAACTTCAGCGGAGGCGGCCAGGAGCCCGTGCTCACCGGCCCGGCGTTCGTCGACAAGGACAACGTGGACGACATAGCCAAGTTCGCCTCGAAGGGTACTCGGTGA